From one Candidatus Nitrospira nitrosa genomic stretch:
- a CDS encoding CapA family protein, translated as MIFVGDIAIPTAACGEPPLTERYFGASTLVANLEGAIRHEGVEPRGTHLYNDRSVLAYLQRNHVRLVSLANNHIVDIDRSPRVTIRMLREHGILSCGAGDSLEEASRPVLLQDAEGDVVFLSFGWDIIGCRVASANKAGVNPLSLDTVLASIDKAQKIFPEKPIILLMHWDYELELYPQPMHRQIAGMAIDRGASAVIGCHSHCVQGIELYKNKPIVYGLGNWFFPEGQVFGRNVRFPDFALRQLAFEWVLSTQEMNCHWFSYNRRTGAVDYDLSEALRESADIARLTPFAGMEHREYVKWFKHHRRKKILLPVYQDSRSYVGNKLRDVWVKARHLLVCFASATQLKGGLR; from the coding sequence ATGATTTTTGTGGGAGATATAGCTATTCCAACCGCGGCATGTGGAGAACCGCCATTGACCGAACGTTATTTCGGTGCGAGCACGCTAGTGGCAAATCTTGAGGGGGCAATTCGTCACGAAGGTGTGGAGCCTCGGGGCACGCACTTATACAATGATCGGAGCGTGCTGGCCTATCTCCAGAGAAATCATGTTCGCTTGGTTTCGCTTGCGAACAACCACATTGTCGATATTGATCGTTCCCCGCGGGTTACGATTCGAATGCTACGCGAGCATGGGATCCTGTCGTGTGGCGCAGGCGATTCGTTGGAGGAAGCATCACGCCCAGTGCTTTTACAGGATGCAGAAGGTGATGTCGTATTTTTAAGTTTCGGTTGGGACATCATTGGATGTCGGGTAGCATCTGCGAATAAGGCCGGTGTAAACCCACTATCTTTGGATACGGTTCTTGCCAGTATTGATAAAGCGCAAAAGATATTTCCTGAGAAGCCGATTATCCTGCTCATGCACTGGGATTATGAGTTAGAGCTCTATCCTCAACCGATGCATCGCCAAATTGCCGGCATGGCCATAGATCGTGGAGCGTCTGCGGTAATTGGATGCCACAGCCATTGTGTTCAGGGCATCGAACTGTACAAGAACAAGCCCATTGTATATGGGCTTGGCAATTGGTTTTTCCCCGAAGGGCAGGTGTTTGGCCGAAATGTTCGATTTCCTGACTTCGCCCTGCGCCAGCTCGCGTTTGAATGGGTTCTGTCTACCCAGGAAATGAATTGTCATTGGTTTTCCTACAATCGAAGGACAGGTGCCGTTGACTACGACTTATCGGAGGCATTGCGAGAATCTGCAGATATTGCGCGGCTGACGCCATTTGCTGGTATGGAGCACCGCGAATATGTGAAATGGTTCAAGCACCACCGCCGAAAGAAAATTCTCCTTCCTGTGTATCAAGATTCTCGGTCTTACGTTGGGAATAAACTGAGAGATGTATGGGTGAAGGCGCGGCATCTGTTGGTCTGCTTTGCATCGGCGACTCAACTGAAGGGTGGTCTGCGTTGA
- a CDS encoding glycosyltransferase family 4 protein gives MYSLSGGPILHVLLNCSTLVKGGALQAAVSFIGTALARVDHIRWHFVISPNVAVELQKSGLRPQPQQMAVIDESPARSNRSRKMLQTLVKEINPDLVFTFFGPAYADFETLHLCGVADGWVTHGDQWAWRTVRSPIEAITLLGTILYKAWMFRRADAWVTESETAKTGLVRRLGISEERIAVVPNNCADQYLHSEAIAAMPSPHETLNILCLSAYYKHKNLEIIPAVAKELQACCPNRQVKFVLTLPGESPGLKKILSQAAALGVSDRIVNVGPVPVSRGPEMYQTCQMLFLPSVLETFSANYPEAMAMGLPIITTNLRFARDVCGASGAYFEPMNARDAALTIGRVCEDERLWTSLIAEGKRILRTLPTQAMKYELYRNCIDELYHRYGSQGRKVLRHDQVDALNH, from the coding sequence GTGTACAGCTTGAGTGGAGGGCCTATCTTGCACGTTTTGCTTAATTGCTCAACGCTCGTAAAGGGAGGAGCGTTGCAAGCGGCGGTGTCGTTTATTGGTACTGCCCTCGCAAGAGTGGATCACATTAGGTGGCATTTTGTGATTTCACCGAACGTCGCTGTGGAACTTCAAAAGTCTGGCCTCAGGCCTCAGCCACAGCAGATGGCAGTCATCGACGAATCTCCGGCAAGAAGCAATCGAAGCCGGAAGATGCTTCAAACGTTAGTGAAAGAGATTAACCCTGATCTCGTGTTCACGTTCTTTGGTCCTGCGTACGCTGATTTTGAAACTCTACATCTCTGTGGAGTGGCAGATGGATGGGTGACTCATGGAGATCAATGGGCATGGAGGACCGTCCGTAGCCCCATCGAGGCCATTACGTTGTTGGGGACTATTCTGTATAAAGCATGGATGTTTAGAAGGGCAGATGCCTGGGTTACAGAATCCGAGACTGCAAAAACAGGGTTAGTCAGAAGACTGGGCATTTCCGAAGAGCGCATCGCAGTGGTCCCCAACAATTGTGCGGACCAATACCTGCATTCGGAGGCGATTGCAGCGATGCCATCACCGCATGAGACACTAAACATTCTCTGCTTGTCAGCCTATTATAAGCACAAGAATCTCGAGATCATACCTGCTGTTGCAAAAGAGCTTCAGGCTTGTTGCCCGAACCGTCAGGTGAAGTTTGTTCTGACCTTGCCAGGGGAGAGTCCTGGACTCAAGAAGATTCTCTCCCAGGCTGCTGCGCTTGGTGTGAGTGATCGGATTGTCAATGTGGGGCCTGTTCCAGTCAGCCGAGGCCCTGAAATGTATCAAACTTGCCAGATGCTCTTTCTTCCCTCAGTGCTTGAGACCTTTTCTGCAAACTACCCGGAAGCCATGGCGATGGGCCTGCCTATTATTACGACAAATCTAAGGTTTGCGAGGGATGTGTGTGGAGCATCGGGTGCCTATTTTGAACCAATGAATGCACGGGATGCTGCACTTACAATCGGGAGGGTCTGCGAGGATGAGAGGTTATGGACATCTTTGATTGCAGAGGGGAAGCGCATCCTTCGAACGTTGCCAACCCAAGCGATGAAGTATGAGCTGTACAGAAACTGTATTGACGAGTTGTATCATCGGTACGGCAGTCAGGGTCGGAAAGTGCTTAGGCATGACCAAGTCGATGCGCTGAACCACTAG
- the wecB gene encoding non-hydrolyzing UDP-N-acetylglucosamine 2-epimerase, whose amino-acid sequence MKRIDIIAGARPNFMKIAPIIEALKAAECRGGPLRYRLIHTGQHYDRAMSGSFFEELGIPDPDINLEVGSGTQAEQTAGIMIGYEKILLKERSELCLVVGDVTSTMACSIVARKLGVPVAHVEGGIRSGDWTMPEEINRVVTDSITNWFFTTSDTANENLRHAGVTDDRIFFVGNTMIDTLLKNVSRLKPPACWPSLKLEPQQYFVITLHRPANVDGELQLLKLLHAIAEGTQGLPVIFPVHPRTAKNLREAGQQLPSLHYIDPLGYLEFNYLVNHAKGVITDSGGITEETTVLGVPCLTLRDNTERPETITIGTNELIGTDPSKLPPALARLTAGRWKKGAIPPLWDGKAAERIVEHVERLLQ is encoded by the coding sequence TCCGGTACCGATTGATCCACACCGGTCAGCATTATGACCGAGCGATGTCGGGCAGCTTTTTTGAAGAACTTGGGATTCCCGATCCTGATATCAATCTCGAGGTGGGATCGGGGACTCAGGCCGAGCAAACTGCCGGCATTATGATCGGGTATGAGAAGATTCTATTGAAAGAACGGAGCGAGCTCTGTCTTGTCGTTGGCGATGTGACGTCGACGATGGCCTGTTCCATCGTGGCACGCAAGCTGGGTGTGCCGGTGGCACATGTCGAAGGTGGGATTCGATCAGGCGATTGGACGATGCCGGAGGAGATCAACCGAGTCGTGACCGACTCGATCACCAACTGGTTCTTTACGACCAGCGACACGGCCAATGAAAACCTGCGACATGCCGGTGTTACCGATGACCGGATCTTTTTTGTCGGCAATACGATGATCGATACCCTGCTCAAGAATGTGTCACGATTGAAACCTCCGGCCTGTTGGCCGTCGCTGAAGCTGGAGCCGCAACAGTATTTTGTGATCACGCTGCACCGCCCTGCCAATGTCGACGGAGAGCTGCAACTGCTCAAGCTGCTCCACGCGATTGCAGAGGGTACGCAAGGGTTACCCGTGATCTTTCCTGTCCATCCTCGAACAGCCAAGAATCTGCGAGAGGCAGGGCAGCAACTTCCATCACTGCACTATATCGATCCATTGGGCTACCTTGAGTTCAATTACCTTGTCAATCATGCCAAAGGAGTGATTACAGATTCCGGTGGGATTACTGAAGAGACGACGGTGTTGGGTGTGCCCTGCCTCACGCTGCGTGACAACACGGAGCGGCCGGAGACCATCACGATTGGCACAAATGAATTGATTGGAACCGATCCGAGCAAGCTCCCTCCCGCACTCGCGCGCTTGACGGCCGGGCGATGGAAGAAAGGAGCGATTCCTCCGCTGTGGGATGGGAAAGCGGCGGAGCGGATTGTAGAACATGTGGAGCGATTGCTGCAGTGA
- a CDS encoding class I SAM-dependent methyltransferase: MNRMTDQTLEDIFHKLQNLFPFHGYCDRTMLEEVSVIVRELRKFLPDFEQRRLLDIGSGPMDKTAMFKFLGFQCCAADDLTDPWHQRNGNAGKIKEFAALTGIEFFHQTPNDYAIPFESESFDVVSALGVIEHLHESPRALLNTMGRFVRRDGLLVIVMPNSVNLRKRLSVVLGQTNYPSIDAFYHSAGQWRGHVREYTLSETAFICKAAGFEVLTQRTFEHLACKKLSTPLREFYLMLTSILPTLGSGLLVICRKPASWKPQVEDPEAFRAAISRAVPQAVA, translated from the coding sequence ATGAATAGGATGACTGATCAGACACTTGAGGACATCTTTCACAAACTACAAAACCTGTTCCCGTTTCATGGCTACTGTGACCGCACCATGCTGGAGGAAGTCTCGGTGATTGTTCGAGAGCTTCGCAAGTTTCTGCCGGATTTTGAGCAAAGGCGTTTGCTTGATATTGGGAGTGGCCCAATGGATAAGACAGCCATGTTCAAGTTTCTTGGCTTTCAATGTTGTGCCGCTGACGATCTTACCGACCCGTGGCATCAAAGAAATGGCAACGCTGGTAAAATTAAAGAGTTTGCTGCGCTGACGGGAATTGAGTTTTTTCATCAAACGCCAAATGATTACGCCATACCATTTGAGTCAGAGTCTTTTGATGTGGTGTCTGCGCTCGGAGTGATAGAGCATCTTCACGAGTCACCTCGAGCCTTACTGAACACAATGGGTAGGTTCGTTCGCCGAGATGGATTGCTTGTAATCGTCATGCCAAACTCAGTGAACCTCAGGAAGCGGCTATCGGTTGTGTTAGGGCAGACTAATTATCCATCCATCGATGCGTTCTACCACTCGGCTGGGCAGTGGCGAGGACATGTTCGCGAATACACCTTGAGCGAGACCGCCTTCATCTGTAAGGCAGCAGGTTTTGAAGTTCTTACCCAGCGTACGTTCGAACATCTCGCCTGCAAAAAATTGTCCACGCCTTTACGGGAGTTCTATCTGATGCTAACTTCGATCCTCCCTACATTGGGGAGTGGTTTGTTGGTGATTTGTAGGAAGCCCGCATCATGGAAACCTCAGGTAGAAGATCCTGAGGCCTTCAGGGCTGCGATATCCAGAGCGGTGCCGCAGGCCGTCGCCTAG
- a CDS encoding lipopolysaccharide biosynthesis protein codes for MTGTVDIRAGIKTIVPIFMSLAGSGFLAFLTQVLLGQSLTVEEFGLLSMAMSIVVIMSGVIGFGMPSVWLLIFGQEGLGGFPWIRRSFKFLALWGPLVLMIAWVILLGVYDDPRLLETIGWLQVMVVMQVLVELLIAKLQVEARYGVLSIWQILPHLGRLIVAVEIYLSTAPTLEIVVKGYGIVSAFLIVASGVGLLSLTPTRMRLSGYTSEKDPAQKLSRDDPSFKALLNLAWPYAGSAALAMLYGRADIVLLAALVSPSAAGQFAMAATFLLVVFLIPQAIYQKFLSPKIHRWYYGDWPKFLSVYRLGCAVMTMLGVGCTVTMYLWGASLVSVFFGDKYGQSGHILSLLSACIVLRFVSSSVESALMSREFGKYRLYCQVMSTCIGVSSAYVLIVHYGITGAIWSRIITECSLLVGYVYVSSRYVLGEHIWPSWSLKLHQE; via the coding sequence TTGACTGGCACAGTAGACATTAGGGCCGGGATCAAGACCATTGTCCCGATCTTTATGAGCTTGGCAGGGTCTGGGTTCCTCGCTTTTCTCACTCAGGTGCTACTAGGGCAGAGTCTAACGGTTGAAGAATTCGGGCTACTCAGTATGGCGATGTCGATCGTCGTCATCATGAGTGGTGTCATAGGATTCGGTATGCCAAGTGTTTGGCTACTGATTTTTGGCCAAGAAGGATTGGGCGGGTTTCCATGGATAAGACGATCATTTAAGTTTCTGGCACTTTGGGGACCGCTGGTGCTGATGATAGCTTGGGTCATACTCCTGGGAGTATACGATGATCCGCGGCTGCTGGAAACGATTGGGTGGCTGCAGGTGATGGTTGTCATGCAAGTCCTGGTGGAATTGCTGATTGCCAAATTGCAAGTTGAAGCAAGGTATGGAGTACTTTCAATCTGGCAAATACTTCCACATCTGGGTCGCCTGATAGTCGCGGTTGAGATTTATCTTTCCACGGCTCCGACGCTCGAGATAGTTGTCAAAGGCTATGGGATTGTTTCGGCGTTTCTCATTGTGGCTTCAGGGGTTGGATTGTTGTCACTGACGCCAACGAGGATGCGGTTATCAGGGTACACATCGGAGAAAGATCCGGCGCAAAAGCTCTCACGCGACGACCCAAGTTTCAAGGCACTCCTGAATCTTGCATGGCCGTATGCCGGGTCTGCAGCCTTGGCCATGCTCTATGGTCGAGCTGATATCGTGCTGCTCGCAGCTCTGGTGAGCCCCAGTGCGGCTGGACAATTTGCCATGGCCGCAACATTTCTATTGGTCGTGTTTCTTATCCCTCAGGCGATATATCAAAAATTCCTTTCACCAAAAATACACCGCTGGTATTACGGGGATTGGCCGAAGTTTCTGTCTGTCTATCGTCTAGGCTGTGCCGTCATGACCATGTTGGGTGTTGGATGCACCGTCACGATGTATTTGTGGGGAGCATCTCTTGTGAGTGTGTTTTTTGGAGACAAGTACGGTCAGTCTGGCCACATCCTCTCCCTTTTGTCCGCCTGCATTGTGCTGCGGTTTGTCTCGAGCAGTGTGGAAAGTGCATTAATGTCGAGGGAGTTCGGGAAGTACAGGTTGTATTGCCAAGTTATGTCAACCTGTATAGGAGTCTCTTCTGCCTATGTACTTATAGTTCACTACGGGATCACCGGCGCAATTTGGAGTAGAATTATTACGGAATGTTCGCTGTTGGTAGGGTATGTGTATGTGTCGTCACGGTATGTTCTTGGTGAGCACATATGGCCTAGCTGGTCGCTGAAGCTTCATCAAGAGTGA
- a CDS encoding class I SAM-dependent methyltransferase has protein sequence MTEHVDGVRMSAIYTSGKYLEVTQTWHAEDSPWKASQILKLLVKNNVVPQRVAEIGCGVGGVLRELSRKDLLLNTQFQGYDISPKAIELANRAKEVNTQFHCEDLLSDSNTAYFDVLLAVDVYEHVPDYMGFLAKCQQKAMYKIYHIPLDLHVSSVLRNTFIANRYSIGHLHYFTADSAIATLKDTGHQIVDWAYTNPSFELFMEHPSFRKAMANVPRYLCSKVSVPFTARVLGGYSLLVLAH, from the coding sequence ATGACCGAGCATGTGGATGGAGTGAGGATGAGCGCCATTTACACGAGTGGAAAGTATCTGGAAGTAACACAGACATGGCATGCAGAGGACTCTCCGTGGAAGGCGTCTCAAATCCTAAAACTCCTGGTGAAGAATAATGTTGTGCCTCAGCGGGTTGCGGAGATCGGGTGCGGTGTTGGCGGTGTCCTTAGAGAGTTATCGAGGAAGGACCTCCTCTTGAATACGCAATTCCAGGGATACGATATTTCCCCAAAGGCGATTGAGTTGGCCAATCGAGCGAAAGAAGTAAATACCCAATTCCATTGTGAAGATCTGCTCTCAGACAGCAATACGGCATATTTTGATGTACTTCTTGCGGTCGATGTTTACGAGCATGTGCCAGACTACATGGGTTTCTTGGCTAAGTGTCAACAGAAGGCTATGTATAAAATATACCATATTCCGCTTGATCTGCATGTTTCATCAGTGCTTCGAAATACATTCATTGCAAATAGATATTCCATAGGACATCTGCACTACTTTACAGCCGACTCCGCAATTGCCACGTTAAAAGATACAGGGCATCAAATTGTAGACTGGGCCTACACCAATCCATCTTTTGAACTGTTCATGGAGCATCCATCGTTCAGAAAGGCCATGGCCAATGTTCCTCGTTATCTATGCTCGAAAGTGAGCGTGCCCTTCACGGCGCGGGTTCTGGGGGGGTATTCGCTGTTGGTCTTAGCACATTGA